From a single Nostoc edaphicum CCNP1411 genomic region:
- the speA gene encoding biosynthetic arginine decarboxylase, giving the protein MGVESTATSDEVVQVPSNGQKEVKNHKHKKLLPPSPTTGDLPRSWKIEDSEALYRIEGWGQPYFSISAAGHVTVSPKGDRGGSLDLFELVNSMKQRNLGLPMLIRFSDILEDRIERLNACFNKAIARYNYPGVYRGVFPVKCNQERHLIEDLVKFGKPHQFGLEAGSKPELMIALAVLDTPGALLVCNGYKDREYIETAMLAQRLGQTPIIVLEQIEEVDLVIDANRQLGIKPILGVRAKLSTQGMGRWGASSGDRAKFGLTMPEVIEAVDKLREANLLDSLQLMHFHIGSQISAINVIKDAIQEASRIYVELAMLGADMKYLDVGGGLGVDYDGSQTNFYASKNYNMQNYANDIVAELKDTCAERQIPVPTLISESGRAIASHQSVLIFDVLSTSDVPLDSPEPPQEGESPIINYLWESYQSINQENYQELYHDAAQFKEEAISRFNLGILRLRERAKAERLYWACCQKILNITRQQEYVPDELEDLEKIMASIYYVNMSVFQSAPDCWAIDQLFPIMPIHRLDEEPTRRGILADLTCDSDGKIDRFIDLRDVKSVLELHTHKPGEPYYLGMFLNGAYQEIMGNLHNLFGDTNAVHIQLTPKGYQIEHIVKGDTMSEVVSYVQYDSEDMVENIRQRCEKALEEKRITLAESQRLLQTYEQSLRRYTYLNS; this is encoded by the coding sequence ATGGGTGTTGAGTCAACTGCTACATCTGACGAGGTGGTACAAGTACCGTCCAATGGACAAAAAGAAGTGAAAAATCATAAGCACAAAAAACTGTTACCACCGAGTCCTACCACAGGAGATTTACCTCGCTCCTGGAAAATTGAGGATAGCGAAGCCTTGTACCGTATTGAAGGATGGGGACAACCTTATTTTTCCATTAGCGCTGCCGGTCACGTTACCGTGTCACCCAAGGGCGATCGCGGGGGTTCTCTTGACTTGTTTGAATTGGTCAACTCCATGAAACAGCGCAACTTGGGACTTCCCATGTTGATTCGCTTTTCTGATATTTTGGAAGACCGGATTGAGCGGTTGAACGCTTGTTTTAATAAAGCGATCGCTCGCTACAATTACCCTGGCGTCTACCGTGGCGTGTTTCCCGTCAAATGCAACCAAGAGCGGCATTTGATTGAGGATTTGGTGAAATTTGGCAAACCACATCAATTTGGATTAGAAGCCGGTTCCAAGCCAGAATTAATGATTGCCTTGGCTGTATTGGATACACCAGGAGCATTGTTAGTTTGCAACGGCTACAAAGACCGAGAATACATCGAAACGGCAATGTTAGCCCAAAGACTAGGGCAAACACCAATTATCGTCTTAGAACAAATTGAAGAAGTTGATTTGGTAATTGATGCCAATCGCCAGTTAGGTATTAAACCGATATTAGGTGTTCGTGCTAAACTCAGTACCCAAGGTATGGGACGTTGGGGAGCTTCAAGCGGCGATCGCGCTAAATTTGGTTTGACAATGCCTGAAGTCATTGAGGCTGTTGACAAGTTACGGGAAGCTAACCTGCTCGATTCTTTGCAGTTGATGCACTTCCATATCGGGTCACAAATCTCTGCCATTAATGTGATTAAAGATGCTATCCAAGAAGCCAGCCGCATTTATGTGGAATTGGCAATGCTGGGGGCAGACATGAAATATCTTGATGTCGGTGGTGGCTTGGGCGTAGATTATGATGGCTCCCAAACCAACTTCTATGCATCGAAAAATTACAACATGCAGAACTATGCCAACGACATCGTGGCAGAGTTAAAAGATACCTGTGCAGAGCGGCAGATTCCCGTACCAACACTGATTAGTGAAAGTGGACGAGCGATCGCTTCCCATCAGTCGGTGCTGATTTTTGATGTTCTTAGTACCAGCGATGTCCCACTCGACTCACCAGAACCTCCACAAGAGGGAGAGTCTCCAATTATTAATTATCTTTGGGAAAGCTACCAATCCATCAACCAAGAGAATTACCAAGAGTTGTACCACGATGCGGCACAATTCAAAGAAGAAGCCATCAGCCGCTTCAACTTAGGAATTTTACGCCTCAGAGAAAGAGCCAAAGCCGAACGCCTCTACTGGGCGTGTTGCCAAAAAATTCTTAACATCACTAGACAGCAAGAATACGTACCCGATGAACTGGAAGACCTAGAGAAAATCATGGCTTCCATCTACTACGTTAATATGTCAGTGTTTCAATCGGCACCAGATTGCTGGGCGATCGATCAGCTATTCCCGATCATGCCAATCCACCGCTTAGATGAAGAACCAACGCGGCGAGGAATTCTAGCAGACTTAACCTGCGACAGTGATGGTAAAATCGACCGTTTTATTGACCTGCGCGATGTCAAATCGGTTTTAGAATTGCACACCCACAAGCCCGGAGAACCCTATTATTTGGGGATGTTCTTGAATGGAGCTTACCAAGAAATCATGGGCAATTTGCACAACCTATTTGGCGACACCAACGCCGTTCACATCCAATTGACGCCCAAAGGCTACCAGATTGAACACATAGTCAAAGGTGACACCATGAGTGAAGTGGTCAGCTACGTCCAGTATGACTCCGAAGATATGGTGGAAAACATTCGCCAGCGTTGTGAGAAAGCATTAGAAGAAAAACGCATCACCCTAGCGGAATCTCAGCGACTACTGCAAACCTACGAGCAGAGTCTCAGAAGATATACCTACTTAAATAGTTAG
- the ndk gene encoding nucleoside-diphosphate kinase yields the protein MERTFLAIKPDGVQRGLVGEIIRRFETKGFTLVGLKLLNVSRELAEQHYGVHRERPFFGGLVEFITSSPVVAMVWEGDGVIASARKIIGATNPLTAEPGTIRGDFGLNIGRNLIHGSDAPETAQQEVALWFKDEELVSWQPHLTPWLHE from the coding sequence ATGGAGCGCACATTTTTAGCAATTAAGCCTGATGGAGTCCAGCGGGGATTAGTAGGTGAAATTATCCGTCGCTTTGAAACCAAAGGTTTTACTCTAGTTGGTTTAAAGTTACTGAATGTCAGTCGGGAGTTGGCTGAACAACACTATGGTGTTCATCGGGAACGTCCCTTTTTTGGTGGTCTAGTGGAATTTATCACTTCTAGCCCAGTAGTAGCGATGGTATGGGAAGGTGATGGCGTGATTGCATCTGCCAGAAAAATTATTGGTGCGACAAATCCATTAACAGCAGAGCCGGGAACGATTCGCGGCGATTTTGGCCTGAATATTGGTCGCAACTTAATCCACGGTTCTGATGCTCCAGAAACCGCGCAACAAGAAGTGGCCTTATGGTTTAAGGATGAAGAATTAGTCAGTTGGCAACCACACTTAACGCCTTGGTTGCACGAGTAA
- a CDS encoding TerC family protein: MLDRIFDYLDFHFSLEALIVLVILVLLEALLSADNAIALAAIARGLEDKELERRALNFGLVVAYVLRITLILTATWVQQFWQFELLGAAYLLWLVFQHFTSEESKDDHHHGPRFNSLLQAIPVIAFTDLAFSLDSVTTAIAVSQEKWLVLTGATIGIITLRFMAGLFIRWLDEYVNLEDAGYITVAFVGLRLLLKVVNDSLVPPEWIMIAAIFLILGWGFSKRVGTELPQVEPEKSEASK; encoded by the coding sequence ATGCTAGACCGAATTTTTGATTACCTCGACTTTCATTTCAGCCTTGAAGCCCTTATAGTTCTGGTGATCCTGGTGCTTTTAGAGGCGCTGTTATCTGCCGACAATGCGATCGCTCTGGCTGCGATCGCTCGCGGGCTGGAAGACAAAGAACTTGAGCGTAGAGCTTTAAACTTTGGTTTAGTCGTTGCTTATGTACTGCGAATCACCCTGATTCTCACTGCCACTTGGGTACAACAATTCTGGCAATTTGAATTATTGGGCGCTGCTTATCTGCTGTGGTTGGTATTTCAACACTTTACCTCGGAAGAATCAAAGGACGATCACCATCACGGGCCGCGCTTTAATTCGTTGTTGCAAGCAATACCCGTGATTGCATTTACAGATTTGGCATTTTCTTTGGATAGCGTGACAACTGCGATCGCAGTTTCTCAAGAAAAATGGCTGGTGCTAACGGGTGCAACAATTGGTATTATCACACTGCGATTCATGGCAGGATTGTTTATCCGTTGGCTAGACGAATATGTAAACCTAGAAGACGCAGGCTATATAACTGTAGCGTTCGTGGGTTTGCGCCTGTTGTTGAAAGTAGTGAACGATAGTTTAGTTCCACCAGAATGGATCATGATTGCTGCCATCTTCCTGATTTTAGGCTGGGGATTTTCCAAGCGTGTTGGCACTGAATTACCCCAAGTAGAACCGGAAAAGAGCGAAGCATCTAAATAA
- a CDS encoding type II toxin-antitoxin system ParD family antitoxin, with amino-acid sequence MNISLTTELEQFIQGQVASGKYTSNEEVILAGIRLLEERERIYKGRFEELQREIAIGVEQLDRGERLDGREVIEQLRQKNQALRRTQGQ; translated from the coding sequence ATGAATATTTCTTTAACAACCGAGCTTGAGCAGTTCATTCAAGGTCAAGTTGCAAGCGGGAAGTACACCTCAAATGAGGAAGTGATTCTTGCTGGTATTAGGCTGTTAGAAGAACGGGAACGTATTTACAAGGGTCGGTTTGAGGAACTGCAAAGAGAAATTGCGATCGGGGTTGAGCAACTCGATCGCGGAGAACGACTCGACGGTAGAGAAGTAATCGAGCAACTACGTCAAAAGAACCAAGCTTTGAGAAGGACTCAGGGGCAATAA
- a CDS encoding type II toxin-antitoxin system RelE/ParE family toxin — MSLYFLSPQATQDLQEINDYLFAGNPDSADRLLTLINQKLDTLAQFPSMGRRRDELLTALRSFPVDDYLIFYRPITEGIEVVRIVSGYRDLETLFLDDDSR, encoded by the coding sequence ATGAGTTTATATTTTCTATCGCCTCAAGCTACCCAAGACTTACAAGAAATTAACGATTACCTGTTTGCTGGAAATCCAGATTCCGCAGATAGGTTGCTCACACTCATTAATCAAAAGTTGGATACTTTGGCACAGTTTCCCAGTATGGGACGCAGACGGGATGAACTTTTAACTGCGTTGCGAAGCTTTCCAGTTGATGATTATTTGATATTTTATCGCCCCATTACAGAGGGGATTGAAGTTGTGCGAATAGTGAGTGGCTATCGTGATTTAGAGACGCTGTTTTTAGATGATGATTCACGGTAA
- a CDS encoding EH signature domain-containing protein has protein sequence MNYQFSIPSLPETLKCSPNQLIQLASNLPDATISIPSVDKILETIEQGKADKVSKLDWVYCIHAKAQWDQQNIDRSGKTSAAIWKVAIYNSWLQHQLLWRLALYYSGHQKQVLAKSLAESFDIFANSNLVSHLLPVQIIGALCNKQAGRELAKIACEQRINRTELLNIIKEHLPIWIPLFSRFIEDISPYFTTIRSPNQQQVKWLLSCLDEMSESQQIKAVNHLLTNVSNDIASNHSLLIDWLRDNYRNGENWYKLSDPARQRLREWIGGINYGDFQKLVNLILNKLDLQDFESNRLCRRRDFWADYSNRFERFRILLPKTSQIAIGYQIQGDVDLLEDDGSDPTEVCIFDFGEWFVVEFFRGRGSETRLFPKNPRNQQILFGESTLSVKQIRCLGGDKHDHEFLWQVFSRIWLANNGILPNPDTHPSGNPTADNLQQRENRLERWQREIERLEREAKAYCNKICFLID, from the coding sequence TTGAATTATCAGTTTTCTATTCCTTCCCTACCTGAAACTCTCAAGTGTAGTCCTAATCAACTTATTCAGCTTGCAAGTAACTTACCAGATGCAACAATATCAATACCAAGTGTTGATAAAATATTGGAAACTATTGAACAGGGTAAAGCTGATAAAGTAAGTAAGTTGGACTGGGTTTACTGCATTCATGCTAAAGCACAGTGGGATCAGCAAAATATTGACAGATCCGGGAAAACATCAGCAGCTATCTGGAAAGTAGCAATTTATAACTCATGGTTGCAACATCAGCTATTGTGGCGTTTAGCTCTTTATTATAGTGGTCATCAAAAACAGGTGTTAGCAAAGTCTCTAGCTGAATCTTTTGATATCTTTGCTAATTCTAACTTAGTTAGTCACCTGCTACCAGTTCAAATTATCGGGGCGCTTTGCAATAAACAAGCAGGTAGAGAATTAGCAAAAATTGCTTGTGAACAGCGTATTAATCGAACTGAATTACTAAACATAATCAAAGAACATTTACCTATTTGGATTCCATTATTCAGCAGATTTATAGAAGATATAAGCCCCTATTTTACTACAATCCGCTCTCCAAATCAGCAGCAAGTAAAATGGTTGTTAAGTTGTTTGGATGAAATGTCAGAGAGTCAGCAAATAAAAGCTGTTAATCATTTGCTAACTAATGTTTCCAATGATATAGCAAGCAATCATTCTTTACTAATTGATTGGTTGAGAGATAACTATAGAAATGGTGAAAATTGGTATAAACTTTCAGATCCAGCAAGGCAAAGACTTAGAGAGTGGATTGGAGGTATCAATTATGGTGATTTCCAAAAGTTAGTAAATCTCATATTGAACAAGCTGGATTTACAAGACTTTGAGTCAAATCGGCTATGTAGACGCAGAGACTTTTGGGCTGATTATAGTAATCGTTTTGAAAGGTTTCGCATCTTGTTACCTAAGACATCACAAATTGCCATAGGATATCAAATCCAAGGTGATGTTGATTTACTAGAAGATGATGGTAGCGACCCAACAGAGGTTTGTATATTCGATTTTGGTGAGTGGTTTGTAGTCGAATTCTTTCGTGGAAGAGGTAGTGAGACGCGCCTGTTTCCTAAAAATCCTAGAAATCAGCAAATCCTTTTCGGTGAATCAACACTTTCAGTCAAACAGATTCGCTGTCTGGGTGGTGATAAGCACGATCATGAATTTCTTTGGCAGGTATTTTCCCGCATCTGGCTTGCAAATAATGGAATTTTGCCTAATCCAGATACCCACCCTTCTGGAAACCCTACAGCAGATAATTTACAACAGCGAGAAAACAGGCTTGAGCGGTGGCAAAGAGAGATTGAACGTCTAGAAAGGGAAGCTAAAGCTTACTGTAACAAGATTTGTTTTCTAATAGACTAA
- a CDS encoding OmpA family protein, which translates to MITANLVIVEAMMDDFIRSEIDTETIEDDDSSIYLSIGDLMSGLLMFFALLFITALLQLAQKDVPKRVVIGNVVGQMKSNNINVKVNPETGDVSIQESILFAKGSTELKPEGKAFLRRFIPVYSGVIFSKSEFEQEISRVVIEGHTSSDGDDKTNLQLSLLRSSSVYNYIFYDMNFPTKAPLSQKILAAGRGEIESDKKLDNPGDRKVVFRFQFRSDELKKDIVKTSL; encoded by the coding sequence ATGATAACCGCCAATTTGGTAATAGTGGAAGCAATGATGGATGATTTTATCAGAAGTGAAATTGATACAGAGACTATAGAGGATGATGACTCTAGTATCTATCTGTCTATTGGCGATCTGATGTCTGGTTTACTAATGTTTTTTGCTTTGCTATTTATTACTGCACTACTCCAGCTTGCACAAAAGGATGTACCAAAACGGGTAGTAATTGGTAATGTTGTGGGACAGATGAAAAGCAACAATATAAATGTCAAAGTCAACCCGGAAACTGGGGATGTCAGTATCCAAGAATCAATTCTTTTTGCTAAGGGAAGTACAGAACTTAAACCAGAAGGTAAAGCCTTCCTACGCCGCTTTATTCCTGTTTACAGTGGGGTTATTTTCTCAAAATCAGAATTTGAGCAGGAAATTAGCCGCGTAGTTATAGAAGGTCATACTAGCTCAGATGGAGACGATAAAACTAATCTACAACTAAGCTTGTTGCGATCATCATCAGTGTACAACTACATTTTTTATGATATGAATTTCCCTACCAAAGCACCTTTAAGCCAGAAAATATTGGCTGCTGGTCGGGGAGAAATTGAATCTGATAAGAAACTTGATAATCCAGGCGATCGCAAGGTAGTTTTCCGATTTCAGTTTCGCAGTGATGAGTTAAAAAAAGATATCGTAAAAACCTCTCTCTAA
- a CDS encoding restriction endonuclease subunit R encodes MTLTVEASSLSLNDVHRFLKLEKLSNAAFTDFLTLEPLSEFEQQDLLRIRNDFDRYLSAGKISEGLVKFLTIAPLMRLAGFYDVPIRLTMEDSIAIAVEDEDRRITGRMDILAINSPQSNIAPPFWVLVIETKNSSVNVIEGLPQLLTYAFKSLDQQPSVWGLVTNGQLYQFVYLRHDNQSTYELMPLLNLIQSPDAIELLQVFKAICKLPNFQ; translated from the coding sequence ATGACGCTTACCGTTGAAGCCAGCAGTTTATCTCTCAACGATGTTCATCGCTTTCTTAAACTAGAAAAGCTTTCAAATGCTGCATTTACAGACTTCTTAACTCTAGAACCACTCTCTGAGTTTGAACAGCAGGATTTATTACGAATCAGAAACGACTTTGATCGTTATTTAAGCGCAGGGAAAATTTCTGAAGGGTTGGTTAAATTCTTAACGATCGCACCATTAATGAGGCTAGCTGGATTTTACGATGTGCCGATTCGGTTGACAATGGAAGATAGCATTGCGATCGCAGTTGAGGATGAAGACAGAAGAATTACCGGACGGATGGATATTTTAGCAATCAACAGTCCTCAAAGTAATATTGCGCCGCCATTTTGGGTTCTAGTGATTGAAACAAAAAATAGTTCGGTCAATGTGATTGAAGGTTTACCTCAATTACTCACTTATGCTTTTAAAAGTTTAGATCAACAACCATCAGTTTGGGGTTTGGTAACTAATGGACAGCTTTATCAATTTGTTTATCTAAGACATGACAACCAGTCAACTTATGAGTTAATGCCATTATTAAATTTGATTCAATCTCCAGATGCAATTGAATTATTGCAAGTTTTCAAAGCCATTTGTAAGTTACCGAATTTTCAGTAA